In the genome of Taurinivorans muris, one region contains:
- a CDS encoding protein-disulfide reductase DsbD family protein, whose product MKKHLQIIICFLSCLAAFWDTGTALGQSPYSVRLMWIESDQDTVLCITLEPEKGYYTYAPEQDGVYPTQISIKGGSQKIPLLFPLGTKKRDAAGDKTVRVFEGTARIYALFPEKSEQTIGISLLACSQEHCVPFSVHEDLSGVPSIDSANFRYKNELYDMLYAYSNRVLAAERLGEIKNNSSLVSVRGETGFTQENQQNGSAVQTAGNDLEAFSLENLQKKMQTEVPFKQETAAYSFQIRPFYQELEVRSAAQAVFFGLLAGFILNFMPCVLPIAALKVHAFLGADLKRDSGLFRRQMLFFALGILAWFMVLAVLLGLAGLTWGQVFQKYWLMLFLCVLVFMLSLSLFDVFHLPVLNLRVREQKNAAVDAFLSGFLATILATPCSGPLLGGVLGFTVLQPFFVVLLVFLCMGLGMASPYFLFAYSPRLIRFMPKAGTWLIAMEKILAFFLLGTALYLFSLLPDFLHVRTLIFLLILSCCLYVWGKWARLYLQKMRKILAEALLVICTAGSFTFLFIQPETETETFFWQDFAKQEFMQGLGEKTLMLKFTADWCPTCKVLENTVFSNKNKEELARIFSDDVRFILVDMTQFSEEKQKLLTSLGSASIPLLAVFPKKNPYQPIIVRDIYTFSTVQKALQKARSE is encoded by the coding sequence ATGAAAAAACATTTACAAATCATTATTTGCTTTTTATCGTGTCTTGCGGCTTTTTGGGATACCGGGACCGCCCTTGGTCAATCTCCGTATTCCGTGCGGCTGATGTGGATTGAGAGCGATCAGGATACGGTTTTATGCATTACGCTGGAACCTGAGAAGGGCTATTATACCTATGCTCCGGAGCAGGACGGCGTTTATCCGACGCAAATAAGCATAAAAGGCGGTTCGCAGAAAATTCCTTTGCTTTTTCCTTTGGGAACAAAAAAGCGCGACGCCGCAGGGGATAAAACCGTGCGGGTTTTTGAGGGCACGGCACGGATATATGCTTTATTTCCTGAAAAAAGCGAACAAACAATAGGAATATCTTTGCTTGCCTGTTCACAGGAGCATTGCGTTCCTTTTTCCGTGCATGAGGATTTATCCGGGGTTCCAAGCATTGATAGCGCGAATTTTCGATACAAAAATGAACTGTATGATATGCTCTATGCGTATTCCAACCGTGTTCTTGCAGCGGAGCGGCTTGGCGAAATAAAAAATAATTCCTCCCTCGTATCTGTGAGGGGTGAAACCGGTTTCACACAGGAAAACCAACAAAATGGTTCCGCCGTGCAAACGGCGGGAAATGATTTGGAAGCGTTTTCTTTGGAAAATTTGCAAAAAAAGATGCAGACGGAAGTTCCTTTTAAGCAAGAAACGGCGGCATATTCTTTTCAGATACGGCCTTTTTATCAGGAATTGGAAGTGCGCTCTGCCGCGCAGGCTGTCTTTTTCGGCTTGCTTGCTGGATTTATTTTAAATTTCATGCCTTGCGTATTGCCGATTGCGGCATTGAAAGTCCATGCTTTTTTAGGCGCGGATTTAAAGCGGGACAGCGGGCTTTTCAGGCGGCAAATGCTTTTTTTTGCCTTGGGCATTTTGGCGTGGTTCATGGTTCTTGCCGTGCTTCTTGGTCTTGCGGGGCTGACTTGGGGGCAAGTATTCCAAAAATATTGGCTCATGCTTTTTTTGTGCGTGTTGGTTTTCATGCTTTCGCTTTCGCTTTTTGATGTTTTTCATTTGCCTGTTTTGAATTTACGCGTGCGGGAACAAAAAAATGCCGCTGTCGATGCTTTTTTGAGCGGTTTTTTAGCCACAATCTTGGCAACGCCGTGCAGCGGTCCGCTTCTTGGCGGTGTGCTCGGTTTTACGGTATTACAGCCGTTTTTTGTGGTTTTGCTTGTATTTTTGTGCATGGGCTTGGGCATGGCTTCGCCCTATTTTCTTTTTGCATATAGCCCCCGACTGATTCGGTTCATGCCGAAAGCCGGAACCTGGCTTATCGCCATGGAAAAAATACTGGCATTTTTCCTTTTGGGAACAGCGTTATATTTGTTTTCTCTTTTGCCGGATTTTTTGCATGTGAGAACGTTAATTTTTCTTTTAATCCTGAGCTGTTGCCTGTATGTTTGGGGAAAGTGGGCACGTTTATATCTGCAAAAAATGCGGAAAATCCTTGCGGAAGCACTGCTGGTGATCTGTACTGCGGGAAGCTTCACTTTTCTTTTCATACAGCCTGAAACGGAAACCGAAACATTTTTTTGGCAGGATTTTGCAAAACAAGAGTTTATGCAGGGCTTGGGCGAAAAAACATTGATGCTGAAATTCACCGCTGATTGGTGCCCAACCTGCAAGGTTCTTGAAAATACAGTGTTTTCCAATAAAAATAAGGAAGAATTGGCACGGATTTTTTCTGATGATGTTCGGTTCATTCTTGTGGATATGACGCAGTTTTCCGAAGAAAAACAAAAACTTTTGACTTCTCTCGGAAGCGCGAGCATACCGCTTTTGGCGGTTTTTCCCAAAAAAAATCCGTATCAGCCCATCATTGTCAGGGATATTTATACGTTCAGCACAGTTCAAAAGGCTCTGCAAAAAGCCCGTTCAGAATAA
- a CDS encoding efflux RND transporter permease subunit: MQAHNENINKGPLSWMARNPVAANILMVVLLVGGFLISTRITKDVFPSFTVGAITISVSYPGATPEEIEKSIVNVIEDSLESVDGIKETAVKISPGTTQLTLTLHDYVDENKVLQDVKAEIDRISTFPKESERPVIALRLRHVEVLNVLLYGNKDYQILRYWADIIKDDLSQSPLIANVEVEGTKEFEIHVEVPQDNLRKYGLKLEDIATVIGDMSIELGGGTLKTRAGDILLNVDERRDYAAEFADIVVRTNEDGSRLMLEDIATISEGVEDVTRWSEFNGEDTLFLAIYKNESNDPVTVANAALKIINYYNEILPGDIRLEVRNNLSDIYKDRAETLINNAVAGVLLVFVCLAVFLRPSLALWVSLGIPTSILGGFWFFIPFDLTINVITMFAFIVTLGIVVDDAIVVGENISSWQDRGKPAIEAAVCGIREVAIPVVFSVLTNMLTFLPILFVPGMMGKIWAGLPLIVIAVFSCSLLESLFVLPAHLSHQKKVLVEENAVYSWWKEPIKFICQKQDIFNKAFLYFVEYRYGAFINYVIKNRYVTVAIGIALLFCSISYALSGRLGFDLMPRAESDYAFAEATMPAGAPQHEIDRIKNHLVDAAKEIIAENGEEKLSKGVYARISEDSIQIRAFLTDANTRPITTEEFTNLWREKVGVIPGVETLSMLSDRGGPGSGKGLTVFLSHRDTDVLNLAAADLAYFLQEFPEVGDIDAGISNTRRQFDLKLLPLAGQLGFTSRDIASQVRAAYEGVIALRQQRGTNEITVRVRLPENETQLAYFEDLVLRSPSGQEVLLRDIVQVIDTMAEAKIIHDNGRKSIQVTANINPSSATSMLMRSVQANILPELMVRYPGLHWRFGGRQQDMQESTNTMIYGLLFSLLGIYALLAIPFKSYTQPFIIMVSIPFGIVGSILGHMLLGHSLSVISIFGMVALTGVVVNDSLVLIDFANIRRLGGQDCYTAVRQAAIQRFRPILLTTLTTFMGLMPMMFETSKEAVMMVPMAISLGFGVLFATFITLVIVPSFYVILEDMHDAIRGLWK; this comes from the coding sequence ATGCAAGCTCATAACGAAAATATCAATAAGGGACCGCTTTCCTGGATGGCGAGAAACCCCGTGGCAGCCAATATTTTGATGGTTGTCCTGCTTGTTGGCGGTTTTCTTATTTCCACGCGCATAACGAAAGATGTTTTTCCTTCCTTTACCGTCGGCGCTATCACCATCAGCGTGAGCTATCCGGGGGCTACACCGGAAGAAATTGAAAAAAGCATTGTCAATGTCATTGAAGATTCCCTTGAAAGCGTTGACGGAATAAAAGAAACCGCGGTGAAAATCAGTCCGGGAACAACGCAGCTGACCCTTACTTTGCATGATTACGTGGATGAAAACAAAGTCTTGCAGGATGTGAAAGCGGAAATAGACAGGATTTCCACTTTTCCGAAAGAATCGGAACGCCCCGTTATCGCTTTGCGGCTTCGGCACGTCGAGGTTTTAAACGTGCTTTTATACGGGAATAAGGATTATCAGATTTTACGGTATTGGGCTGATATTATCAAAGATGATTTGTCACAATCCCCTCTTATCGCCAATGTCGAAGTCGAGGGGACGAAGGAATTTGAAATCCATGTGGAAGTTCCGCAGGATAATCTGCGTAAGTATGGCTTGAAATTAGAGGATATAGCGACAGTTATCGGTGATATGTCCATCGAGCTTGGCGGGGGGACGCTGAAAACCCGCGCGGGCGATATTTTGCTCAATGTTGATGAACGCCGTGATTACGCCGCTGAATTTGCGGATATTGTCGTGCGTACCAATGAAGACGGCAGCCGCCTTATGCTGGAAGATATCGCGACTATTTCGGAGGGGGTGGAAGATGTCACCCGCTGGTCCGAGTTTAATGGGGAAGATACGCTTTTTTTGGCCATTTATAAGAATGAAAGCAACGACCCCGTGACAGTCGCCAATGCCGCTTTAAAAATCATCAATTATTACAATGAAATTTTGCCGGGTGATATTCGGCTGGAAGTGCGGAATAATTTGTCCGATATTTATAAAGACCGTGCGGAAACCCTTATCAACAACGCTGTTGCGGGTGTGTTGCTTGTTTTTGTCTGTTTGGCTGTTTTTTTGCGTCCGTCTTTGGCGTTATGGGTGAGTTTGGGAATACCGACTTCTATCTTGGGCGGTTTTTGGTTTTTTATCCCTTTTGATTTGACAATCAACGTCATCACCATGTTTGCTTTCATTGTGACGCTCGGAATTGTCGTTGACGATGCCATTGTCGTGGGTGAAAATATCAGCTCATGGCAGGACAGGGGGAAACCGGCGATAGAAGCGGCTGTCTGCGGTATCCGCGAAGTTGCGATTCCTGTTGTTTTCAGTGTTCTTACCAATATGCTGACTTTTCTGCCTATTCTTTTTGTCCCCGGAATGATGGGCAAAATTTGGGCGGGTTTGCCGCTTATCGTCATTGCCGTGTTCAGCTGTTCCTTGTTGGAATCCTTATTTGTGCTTCCCGCCCACCTTTCACATCAAAAGAAAGTTCTTGTTGAAGAAAACGCGGTGTATTCCTGGTGGAAAGAACCCATTAAGTTCATTTGTCAGAAGCAAGATATTTTTAATAAGGCGTTTTTGTATTTTGTGGAATACCGTTACGGCGCGTTTATCAATTATGTCATAAAAAACCGTTATGTCACGGTTGCAATAGGCATTGCCTTGCTTTTTTGCAGCATCAGCTATGCTCTTTCCGGACGGCTGGGCTTTGACCTCATGCCGCGGGCGGAATCGGATTACGCTTTTGCGGAAGCGACTATGCCGGCAGGCGCTCCGCAGCATGAAATAGACAGGATTAAAAATCATCTTGTCGATGCCGCAAAGGAAATTATTGCGGAAAATGGCGAGGAAAAGCTTTCCAAAGGCGTTTATGCCCGTATCAGCGAGGATTCCATTCAAATCCGCGCTTTTTTAACCGATGCCAATACAAGACCAATCACAACGGAAGAATTTACGAATTTATGGCGTGAAAAAGTGGGGGTTATTCCCGGCGTGGAAACGCTCAGCATGCTTTCCGACCGCGGAGGTCCCGGATCGGGCAAGGGGCTGACCGTGTTTTTATCCCATAGGGATACGGATGTTTTGAATTTGGCGGCAGCCGATCTTGCTTATTTTTTGCAGGAATTTCCTGAAGTAGGGGATATTGATGCGGGAATTTCCAATACAAGGCGGCAGTTTGACTTAAAACTTCTTCCCTTGGCAGGGCAGCTCGGCTTCACTTCCCGTGACATAGCTTCCCAAGTGCGCGCTGCCTATGAGGGGGTTATCGCTTTGCGTCAGCAGCGCGGAACAAATGAAATAACCGTGCGTGTCCGTTTGCCGGAAAATGAAACACAGCTTGCGTATTTTGAAGATTTGGTTTTGCGTTCCCCCTCCGGGCAGGAAGTGCTGTTGCGCGATATTGTGCAGGTCATCGATACCATGGCGGAGGCGAAGATTATTCATGATAACGGGCGGAAAAGTATTCAGGTGACGGCGAATATCAATCCGTCTTCCGCAACAAGCATGCTCATGCGCAGCGTGCAGGCGAATATTTTGCCTGAACTCATGGTGCGTTACCCCGGACTTCATTGGCGTTTCGGCGGGCGTCAGCAGGATATGCAGGAAAGCACGAATACCATGATTTACGGGTTGCTGTTTTCTTTGCTCGGCATTTATGCCCTGCTTGCCATTCCGTTTAAAAGTTATACGCAGCCTTTTATCATCATGGTTTCCATTCCTTTTGGCATTGTGGGCTCAATTCTCGGACACATGCTTTTGGGACACAGCCTCAGCGTCATCAGTATTTTCGGTATGGTGGCATTGACCGGGGTCGTTGTGAACGATTCGCTCGTGCTTATCGATTTTGCAAATATCCGCAGGCTTGGCGGGCAGGATTGCTATACCGCCGTAAGGCAGGCAGCCATTCAGCGTTTCAGACCGATTTTGTTGACAACGCTCACAACGTTCATGGGGCTCATGCCCATGATGTTTGAAACCTCGAAAGAGGCTGTCATGATGGTGCCTATGGCTATTTCTCTTGGTTTCGGGGTTTTGTTTGCGACGTTCATTACCCTTGTCATCGTGCCTTCTTTTTACGTTATTTTGGAAGATATGCATGATGCAATACGGGGGCTTTGGAAATAG
- a CDS encoding efflux transporter outer membrane subunit, translated as MLKEKHTLRILYRFFCLFFLLFFCSACQGSGLRSELQEELLSSPMLGEYFYAELEPYKKEVGEVYNHKNKLWWDTFASADLNTLEQTALKENYDILTAYSRMKQYAAEAHIAESEFFPLITVGASGTSAHAERKSGSSERTVSETTEKYGLNASASYELDLWGRVRSAYSADNMRFYASRDDWQTAAMTITANIASAWVELLGNQAETDIVKEQIRVNESLVKLQKVRFSNSLVSSLDVLQQEEVLASSKAELPDLLQANLELKNTLCILLGKIPGNALNIDEHAPLPDVLAIPDVGIPVELLQYRPDIRSAWANVQAKHFDLKEAQANRLPKLNLSVSHVFNAGSLSLLLENWTNELMGSLSYTLFDAGAKKHQVEKMRAMAEEAVTAYIKTVAEAVAEVNNAIAQEYSQQEKLRLLEQQYVMAKSATRGALNSYLEGSEDVMRFLTLLQSTQDLERTIAKQRVNVVQVRINLYRALGNMYFPEEQVFVLAQKEAVDEK; from the coding sequence ATGTTGAAAGAAAAACATACGCTGCGTATATTATATAGATTTTTTTGCCTCTTTTTTCTTCTTTTTTTCTGTTCCGCCTGTCAAGGTTCCGGATTGCGGTCCGAATTGCAGGAAGAACTTCTTTCTTCGCCCATGCTCGGGGAATATTTTTATGCGGAATTGGAACCGTATAAGAAAGAAGTGGGCGAAGTTTACAACCATAAAAATAAACTGTGGTGGGATACTTTTGCCAGCGCTGATTTAAATACATTGGAACAAACGGCGTTAAAAGAAAATTATGATATTTTGACGGCATATTCACGTATGAAACAATATGCTGCCGAGGCGCATATCGCCGAAAGCGAATTTTTTCCTTTGATAACTGTCGGAGCGTCAGGAACAAGCGCCCATGCGGAACGAAAAAGCGGTTCTTCCGAGCGGACGGTTTCTGAAACTACTGAAAAATATGGACTGAATGCGTCCGCATCCTATGAGCTGGATTTGTGGGGGCGTGTGCGCTCTGCGTATTCCGCCGATAACATGCGGTTTTATGCGAGCAGGGACGATTGGCAAACGGCAGCGATGACCATTACGGCGAATATTGCAAGCGCGTGGGTGGAATTATTGGGAAATCAAGCGGAAACAGACATTGTCAAAGAGCAGATCAGGGTTAATGAAAGTCTTGTCAAATTGCAGAAAGTGCGGTTTTCCAATTCCTTGGTGAGCAGTCTTGATGTGTTGCAGCAAGAAGAAGTGCTCGCTTCCTCGAAGGCGGAGCTTCCCGATTTGCTGCAAGCGAATTTGGAATTGAAAAATACGCTTTGCATTTTACTTGGAAAAATTCCCGGAAATGCATTGAATATTGACGAGCACGCCCCTCTGCCGGATGTTTTGGCTATTCCGGATGTGGGAATACCTGTCGAATTGCTTCAATACAGACCGGATATCCGTTCCGCGTGGGCAAACGTGCAGGCAAAACATTTTGATTTGAAAGAAGCGCAGGCCAACCGTCTGCCAAAGCTCAACCTGTCTGTTTCGCATGTTTTCAATGCGGGCAGTCTTTCACTTTTGCTTGAAAACTGGACCAATGAGCTTATGGGGAGTTTGAGTTATACGCTTTTCGACGCCGGGGCGAAGAAGCATCAGGTTGAAAAAATGAGGGCCATGGCGGAAGAAGCGGTCACCGCCTATATAAAAACCGTGGCGGAAGCTGTGGCGGAAGTGAACAATGCCATAGCACAGGAATATTCCCAGCAGGAAAAACTCCGGCTTTTGGAACAGCAGTACGTTATGGCGAAAAGTGCGACACGCGGAGCGTTGAATTCTTATTTGGAAGGCTCGGAAGATGTCATGCGTTTTCTCACCCTTTTGCAAAGCACGCAGGATTTGGAACGGACTATTGCGAAACAGCGGGTCAATGTGGTTCAAGTGCGGATTAATCTCTATCGTGCCTTAGGCAATATGTATTTTCCTGAAGAGCAGGTTTTTGTTTTAGCCCAAAAGGAAGCGGTTGATGAAAAATAG
- a CDS encoding SulP family inorganic anion transporter, translating into MFKSLARTISQIRFRISHRNTFAHVHKEAEFGQSLDPLCPKILHVFKGGYGFDELLRDIIAGITVGIVAMPLAMAFAIGSGVTPLHGLYTAIISGILIGFLGGSRFQVSGPTGAFVIIIYGIVYRHGYDGLVITSFMAGCMLALAGFFRLGSIIKYIPYPVTTGFTAGIALTIFSSQMGDFFGLSLEQVPPDFISKWALYFSEMGDLHLATFAIALGTLILMFLVRYFTPRIPAPVVGVLVGGFVVWAFGLPVETISARYGEIPATLPSFQPIHFSLERIIVLFPDAITIAILAGLESLLTCVVADSMTGDRHYSNMELIAQGSGNIACSLFGGIPATGAIARTATNISSGARSPVSAIIHGFTVLAFVLWLSPLTSAIPLACLAAVMVITSYGMLEINAIKNILRGPKSDWSIMLLTFLLTVLVDLTVAVYVGVLLASLLFMRRMSVMSSIEALEEHEVVRDFDESLVNQDDLPKGVFVYSISGPFFFGMVDRFQRMFMRRNPDIKVYILYMRDVPAIDATGIHVLEAFLAHRKSNDFHVILANPPARTRRILKKMGIMNALGENNICHSLKAAITRAEHLL; encoded by the coding sequence ATGTTTAAATCTTTAGCGAGGACAATTTCTCAAATTCGTTTTCGTATTTCACACCGCAATACGTTTGCCCACGTACATAAGGAAGCGGAATTCGGTCAGTCCCTTGACCCCCTGTGCCCCAAAATTTTGCATGTTTTCAAAGGCGGATATGGTTTTGACGAACTGCTTCGGGACATCATAGCGGGGATAACGGTCGGTATTGTCGCTATGCCTCTTGCCATGGCTTTTGCCATAGGTTCCGGGGTGACGCCGCTGCACGGTTTGTATACTGCTATTATTTCCGGTATTTTGATTGGTTTTTTGGGAGGCAGCCGTTTTCAGGTGAGCGGTCCGACCGGCGCTTTTGTCATCATCATTTACGGTATTGTTTACAGACATGGTTATGACGGACTTGTCATCACTTCTTTCATGGCGGGCTGCATGCTGGCTCTCGCAGGTTTTTTCAGGCTCGGCTCCATTATCAAATATATTCCGTATCCCGTGACGACCGGTTTTACCGCCGGTATCGCCCTGACTATTTTTTCTTCCCAAATGGGTGACTTTTTCGGTTTGTCTTTAGAGCAGGTTCCGCCTGATTTCATTTCAAAATGGGCTTTGTATTTTTCTGAAATGGGTGATTTGCATTTGGCAACTTTCGCCATTGCCCTTGGAACGCTTATTTTGATGTTTTTGGTGCGGTATTTTACACCCCGCATTCCTGCTCCCGTCGTGGGGGTTTTGGTAGGGGGATTTGTCGTTTGGGCTTTCGGCTTGCCTGTTGAAACCATTTCTGCCCGTTACGGTGAAATTCCTGCAACCCTGCCGAGTTTTCAGCCCATTCATTTTTCTTTGGAGCGTATTATCGTTCTTTTTCCCGATGCTATCACCATCGCCATTTTGGCAGGTTTGGAATCATTGCTTACCTGCGTTGTCGCAGACAGCATGACAGGGGACAGGCACTATTCCAATATGGAACTTATCGCGCAAGGTTCCGGCAATATCGCGTGTTCTTTGTTCGGCGGCATTCCCGCAACCGGCGCTATCGCAAGAACCGCAACCAATATCAGCAGCGGTGCGAGAAGCCCCGTTTCCGCCATCATCCATGGCTTTACTGTGCTCGCCTTTGTGCTTTGGCTTTCTCCCCTCACTTCCGCAATCCCCCTTGCCTGCCTTGCCGCCGTCATGGTCATCACTTCCTATGGCATGCTTGAAATCAATGCAATCAAAAATATTTTGCGGGGTCCCAAATCCGACTGGTCCATCATGCTTTTGACGTTTTTGCTGACCGTTCTTGTCGATTTGACCGTTGCCGTGTATGTCGGGGTTCTTTTGGCTTCCCTGCTCTTTATGCGCCGTATGAGCGTGATGAGTTCCATTGAAGCGTTGGAAGAACACGAAGTCGTGCGTGATTTTGACGAAAGTCTTGTCAATCAAGACGATTTGCCGAAAGGGGTTTTCGTTTATTCCATATCCGGACCGTTCTTCTTCGGCATGGTGGACCGTTTCCAAAGAATGTTCATGCGCCGCAATCCCGATATCAAGGTATATATTTTGTATATGCGTGACGTGCCGGCTATCGACGCTACCGGCATCCACGTTTTGGAAGCGTTTTTAGCCCATAGGAAATCCAATGATTTTCATGTGATTTTGGCTAACCCGCCGGCAAGAACCCGCCGTATTCTGAAAAAAATGGGCATTATGAACGCCTTGGGCGAGAATAATATTTGCCACAGTCTGAAAGCTGCCATAACCCGTGCGGAACATTTGTTATAA
- a CDS encoding threonine/serine exporter family protein yields the protein MSMEHAWLIFEDMFFSFLAAFGFGSISNPPFKALLAAGFLGAFGHGLRYFLMNVCLLHIVPASFLAAFCLSFAAFCIAKKMHILLEVFTFPAILPMIPGIPAYNTIISLVKFLNAKQGTGHVFLEQVFYNGFSALFILSALVLGILFPYLLMSEKCWAISRQACRKK from the coding sequence ATGAGTATGGAACACGCATGGTTGATTTTTGAAGATATGTTTTTTTCTTTTTTAGCCGCTTTCGGTTTCGGCTCGATTTCCAATCCTCCTTTCAAAGCGTTGCTTGCGGCGGGTTTTTTAGGCGCTTTCGGGCATGGTTTGCGGTATTTTTTAATGAACGTATGTTTGCTTCATATCGTTCCCGCTTCTTTTCTGGCTGCGTTCTGTTTGAGTTTTGCGGCTTTTTGCATTGCCAAAAAAATGCATATCCTTTTGGAAGTTTTCACGTTTCCTGCCATATTGCCCATGATTCCGGGCATTCCCGCATATAATACGATAATATCATTGGTAAAATTTTTAAATGCAAAGCAGGGAACCGGACATGTTTTTTTGGAACAGGTTTTTTATAATGGATTTTCAGCCCTGTTTATCTTATCCGCCCTTGTTTTGGGCATATTGTTTCCGTATTTGCTTATGAGCGAAAAGTGCTGGGCGATTTCTCGCCAAGCCTGCCGGAAAAAATGA
- a CDS encoding efflux RND transporter periplasmic adaptor subunit produces the protein MKNRRTIFIVIGIFLAMFAVSWFFMATKPVSMRKRAETTRFAVNVLEVSVGEAPVQIRALGTIRPYQETNINARVSSQVVFLSENSDIGAIVKKDEVLVKLDADTYVNTLRLKKSDLAKAKAAYELEMGQQSVAKAEAEQLKQLSSSFIGEVIISDLALRAPQLAQAKADVEAAEAAVKMAQLDVDYTTIKAPYNSMVTERNVSVGSLTNTQDNLMTLVGIDEYRIEAAVAIDKLTSLNLKKNANSKVQITTSTGVVREGRIIRHVASLDSATRMGRILISIPDPLGIKNNAPALILGDHAEVVFKAGTLENSVIVPRRALQPNDSVFVAMPVTQNKDDGSDEDGVQYVLDIREVDIAWKDLDNVYIRSGLENSEYVITSVIPTAIQGMPLTISNIVKNS, from the coding sequence ATGAAAAATAGAAGGACGATTTTCATTGTTATCGGAATATTTTTAGCAATGTTTGCCGTTTCATGGTTTTTTATGGCGACAAAACCCGTGAGCATGCGGAAACGGGCTGAAACGACACGGTTCGCCGTGAATGTTCTGGAAGTTTCCGTCGGGGAGGCTCCCGTGCAAATCAGGGCATTGGGCACGATAAGACCGTATCAGGAAACAAATATCAATGCGCGGGTGAGTTCGCAGGTCGTTTTTTTGTCAGAAAATTCCGATATCGGCGCTATTGTGAAAAAAGATGAAGTGTTGGTTAAGCTTGACGCGGATACCTATGTGAACACATTGCGATTGAAAAAAAGTGATTTGGCGAAGGCGAAGGCGGCTTACGAACTTGAAATGGGGCAGCAAAGCGTTGCGAAAGCGGAAGCGGAACAGTTGAAACAGCTTTCTTCCTCATTTATCGGGGAGGTCATCATTTCCGATTTGGCTTTGCGCGCGCCGCAGCTTGCTCAGGCGAAAGCCGATGTGGAAGCGGCGGAAGCAGCCGTGAAAATGGCACAGCTTGATGTGGATTATACGACAATCAAAGCGCCTTATAATTCCATGGTTACGGAACGCAATGTTTCCGTGGGAAGTCTTACCAATACCCAAGACAATTTGATGACCCTGGTAGGCATTGACGAATACAGAATTGAAGCGGCTGTTGCCATTGATAAGTTGACAAGCCTCAATCTTAAAAAAAATGCCAATTCGAAAGTGCAGATCACCACGTCCACGGGAGTTGTGCGGGAGGGGCGCATTATCCGCCATGTGGCGAGTCTTGATTCCGCCACGCGCATGGGGCGTATCTTAATCAGCATTCCCGATCCGCTGGGTATAAAAAACAATGCTCCAGCCCTTATTTTGGGCGACCATGCGGAAGTTGTTTTTAAAGCGGGAACGCTTGAAAATTCCGTTATCGTGCCCCGCAGGGCTTTGCAGCCTAACGACAGCGTTTTCGTGGCTATGCCCGTGACGCAAAATAAGGACGACGGAAGCGATGAGGACGGCGTGCAGTATGTTCTTGATATTCGGGAAGTCGATATCGCATGGAAAGATTTGGACAACGTCTATATCCGCAGCGGGTTGGAAAATTCCGAATATGTCATCACATCCGTTATTCCTACCGCCATCCAAGGCATGCCTTTAACCATCAGCAATATTGTTAAAAATTCGTGA
- a CDS encoding threonine/serine ThrE exporter family protein — protein sequence MQERTEELNIFHVQLLELLLDIAVTLVVAGAHSGKTIRIVKRFAKAYGFDVYIMLQMKSVVLTLSHSEDHGVQQTAIRHIPNFALNFYFQNMLSRLSWQVHDEGMDFAVLTAKYHEIITASRYSYWFVLIAVSLANMGFCRLFGGDFWSMLFVLSGTAAAYHVRSKIQGTGINHLLVISFTAFVSSVIAGCTVLFSLGSTAPIALATSVLFLIPGVPLINSLIEILEGHILNGIEKLLHSCTVIVCIALGLLLTSVLLGLENL from the coding sequence ATGCAAGAAAGAACAGAAGAATTGAACATATTCCATGTGCAGTTATTGGAATTATTGCTTGATATTGCCGTAACGCTCGTTGTTGCCGGAGCTCATTCGGGCAAAACGATCAGGATTGTCAAACGTTTTGCAAAAGCTTATGGTTTTGATGTGTATATCATGCTGCAAATGAAAAGCGTGGTTTTGACGCTCAGCCATTCCGAAGATCACGGTGTCCAGCAAACCGCGATCCGCCATATTCCGAATTTCGCCTTGAATTTTTATTTTCAGAATATGCTCAGCCGCCTTAGCTGGCAAGTGCATGACGAAGGCATGGATTTTGCCGTGCTTACGGCAAAATATCATGAAATCATCACTGCGTCGCGCTATTCATATTGGTTTGTTTTAATTGCGGTATCTTTGGCAAATATGGGATTTTGCCGGCTTTTCGGCGGAGATTTTTGGTCCATGCTTTTTGTTTTGTCAGGCACCGCGGCGGCATATCATGTGCGTTCAAAAATTCAGGGAACAGGGATCAATCATTTGCTGGTGATAAGCTTTACCGCGTTTGTGAGTTCAGTCATCGCAGGCTGCACCGTGCTTTTTTCCTTAGGGTCGACAGCTCCCATAGCGCTGGCGACAAGCGTTTTGTTCTTGATTCCTGGAGTGCCTTTGATAAATTCCTTAATAGAGATATTGGAAGGGCATATTTTGAATGGCATTGAAAAACTGCTTCATTCCTGCACGGTAATTGTCTGTATCGCTTTAGGATTGCTTTTGACTTCCGTTTTATTGGGGCTTGAAAATTTATGA